A single genomic interval of Zingiber officinale cultivar Zhangliang chromosome 4A, Zo_v1.1, whole genome shotgun sequence harbors:
- the LOC121971621 gene encoding red chlorophyll catabolite reductase-like isoform X1, whose protein sequence is MSSLAVSCLLSPLLPRPGSAVAVAGCKSRSIRVHASMTSPPPPVAEFPYLPPAQRDLMVEVLSMVETGLGPQLLPSTVPSDVLSYQNPSGSAHGALDIRYGGRDSTVDFILESWLHCQIPTGVLNIATLFVSLNSSTDAPHLLMEFIQGSPTSLVLLLDLIPRKDVVLHPDYLDEFYHQTDLDKQRQVLAKLPQVQPYMSPSLYVRSILSPTAIVVNINCGDGEQTVLEEIIRGKLNMICKEIVQVWLRLCAKTKLLSEVDQDILVKRDGLIKSKAIEIDLEANLPRMFTPEVASRVVREIKEAYKVQDSGKKFV, encoded by the exons ATGTCTTCGTTGGCCGTCAGTTGTctcctttctcctcttcttcctcgtcCGGGCTCTGCCGTCGCGGTCGCAGGCTGCAAGAGCAGATCCATTCGGGTCCACGCATCGATGACCTCCCCGCCGCCTCCCGTGGCGGAGTTCCCCTACCTACCGCCGGCGCAGCGGGATCTGATGGTGGAAGTCCTTTCCATGGTGGAGACCGGGCTCGGGCCGCAGCTCCTCCCCTCCACCGTGCCCTCCGACGTCCTGTCCTACCAAAATCCGTCCGGGTCGGCCCATGGCGCCCTCGATATCCGATATGGTGGCCGCGATTCCACG GTAGACTTCATACTGGAATCATGGCTGCATTGCCAGATCCCTACTGGTGTTCTCAATATAGCCACTTTGTTTGTCTCGCTTAATTCTTCCACAGATGCTCCTCACCTTCTTATGGAGTTCATACAAGGAAGCCCAACCTCCCTCGTTCTCCTCCTGGACTTGATACCACGCAAGGATGTCGTCCTCCACCCTGACTACCTTGATGAATTCTACCATCAAACCGATCTGGATAAACAAAGGCAAGTGCTTGCCAAACTTCCACAGGTGCAACCATACATGTCACCCTCTCTTTATGTCCGCAGTATCCTATCACCCACAGCAATTGTAGTTAACATCAACTGCGGTGACGGCGAACAGACCGTGCTGGAAGAGATAATCCGTGGCAAACTCAATATGATTTGCAAGGAGATTGTTCAAGTATGGTTGCGCTTATGTGCTAAAACTAAGCTATTGAGTGAAGTGGATCAAGATATTTTGGTTAAAAGAGATGGTTTGATCAAGAGCAAGGCCATTGAAATTGATCTCGAGGCAAACCTGCCTAGAATGTTCACTCCTGAGGTCGCAAGCCGTGTAGTGAGGGAAATTAAGGAGGCTTATAAGGTACAAGACAGTGGAAAAAAATTCGTCTAA
- the LOC121971621 gene encoding red chlorophyll catabolite reductase-like isoform X2 produces the protein MSSLAVSCLLSPLLPRPGSAVAVAGCKSRSIRVHASMTSPPPPVAEFPYLPPAQRDLMVEVLSMVETGLGPQLLPSTVPSDVLSYQNPSGSAHGALDIRYGGRDSTVDFILESWLHCQIPTGVLNIATLFVSLNSSTDAPHLLMEFIQGSPTSLVLLLDLIPRKDVVLHPDYLDEFYHQTDLDKQRQVLAKLPQTVLEEIIRGKLNMICKEIVQVWLRLCAKTKLLSEVDQDILVKRDGLIKSKAIEIDLEANLPRMFTPEVASRVVREIKEAYKVQDSGKKFV, from the exons ATGTCTTCGTTGGCCGTCAGTTGTctcctttctcctcttcttcctcgtcCGGGCTCTGCCGTCGCGGTCGCAGGCTGCAAGAGCAGATCCATTCGGGTCCACGCATCGATGACCTCCCCGCCGCCTCCCGTGGCGGAGTTCCCCTACCTACCGCCGGCGCAGCGGGATCTGATGGTGGAAGTCCTTTCCATGGTGGAGACCGGGCTCGGGCCGCAGCTCCTCCCCTCCACCGTGCCCTCCGACGTCCTGTCCTACCAAAATCCGTCCGGGTCGGCCCATGGCGCCCTCGATATCCGATATGGTGGCCGCGATTCCACG GTAGACTTCATACTGGAATCATGGCTGCATTGCCAGATCCCTACTGGTGTTCTCAATATAGCCACTTTGTTTGTCTCGCTTAATTCTTCCACAGATGCTCCTCACCTTCTTATGGAGTTCATACAAGGAAGCCCAACCTCCCTCGTTCTCCTCCTGGACTTGATACCACGCAAGGATGTCGTCCTCCACCCTGACTACCTTGATGAATTCTACCATCAAACCGATCTGGATAAACAAAGGCAAGTGCTTGCCAAACTTCCACAG ACCGTGCTGGAAGAGATAATCCGTGGCAAACTCAATATGATTTGCAAGGAGATTGTTCAAGTATGGTTGCGCTTATGTGCTAAAACTAAGCTATTGAGTGAAGTGGATCAAGATATTTTGGTTAAAAGAGATGGTTTGATCAAGAGCAAGGCCATTGAAATTGATCTCGAGGCAAACCTGCCTAGAATGTTCACTCCTGAGGTCGCAAGCCGTGTAGTGAGGGAAATTAAGGAGGCTTATAAGGTACAAGACAGTGGAAAAAAATTCGTCTAA